A genomic region of Ochotona princeps isolate mOchPri1 chromosome 17, mOchPri1.hap1, whole genome shotgun sequence contains the following coding sequences:
- the TMEM94 gene encoding transmembrane protein 94 isoform X1 has protein sequence MDLQEQHLGEPPSALGLSTRKALIILKEQLEAVLDGHLRERNKYQTWKEAWRSSFLHHSNRCSCFHWPGASLMLLAALLLLGCHGGQPAGSAGVELVNALALFLLLLLTLFLTWWQAWLKRREVERRLRGIIDQIQDALRDDKEIKWPNTLYPDLHMPFAPSWSLHWAYRDGHLVNLPVSLLVEGDIIALRPGQESFASLRGIKDDEHIVLEPGDLFPPFSPPPSPRGEVKKGPQNPQQHRLFRVLETPVIDNVRWSLDMALSRPVTALDNERFTVQCGMLHYAVPVVLAGFLLTNALRFMFHAPGVTSWQYTLLQLQVNGMLPVLPLLFPVLWVLATACGEARVLAQMSKASPSSLLAKFSEDTLSSYTEATSSQEMLRCVWGHFLRVIRGTSPTLSHSSSLLHSLGSVTVLCCVDKQGILSWPNPSPETVLFFSGKVEPPHSSHEDLPDDLSTRSFCHPDVEEEPHERDALLAGSLSNTLHLSNKQEHGDWPGDGPKPPEPQPRHKMHGRSKHPSGSSVSFSRDTEGGEEEAAKAQPGTEGDPYEAEDFVCDYHLEMLSLSQDQQNPSCIQFDDTNWQLHLTSLKPLGLNVLLNLCNASVTERLCRFSDHLCNIALQESHRAVLPVHVPWGLCELARLIGFTPGAKELFKQQNHLALYRLPSAETVKETSLGRLSCVTKRRPPLSHMISLFIKDTTTSTEQMLSHGTADVVLEACTDFWDGADIYPLSGSDRKKVLDFYQRACLSGYCSAFAYKPMNCALSSQLNGKCIELVQVPGQSSSIYTMCELPSTIPIKPSTRRSSWSSDEGIGEVLEKEDCMQALSGQIFMGMVSSQYQARLDIVRLIDGLVNACIRFVYFSLEDELKSKVFAEKMGLETGWNCHISLTPNGDMPGSDIPPSSPSHAGSLHDDLNQVSREDAEGLLLMEEEGHSDLISFQPTDSDIPSFLEDCNRAKLPRGIHQVRPHLQNIDNVPLLVPLFTDCTPETMCEMIKIMQEYGEVTCCLGSSANLRNSCLFLQSDISIALDPLYPSRCSWETFGYATSTNMAQASEGLSPLQLSGQLNSLPCSLTFRQEETISIIRLIEQARHATYGIRKCFLFLLQCQLTLVVIQFLSCLVQLPPLLSTTDILWLSCFCYPLLSISLLGKPPHSSIMSMATGKNLQSIPKKTQHYFLLCFLLKFSLTITSCLICFGFTLQSFCDSARVRNLTNCSSILLRSDDSRAPAWFEEFANGLLSAQKLTAALIVLHTVFISITHVHRTKPLWRKSPLTNLWWAVTVPVILLGQVVQTVVDLQLWTHRESRIHFGLEDVPLLTWLVGCLSLVLVVVTNEVVKLHEIRVRVRYQKRQKLQFETKLGMNSPF, from the exons ATGGACCTGCAGGAGCAGCATCTG GGAGAGCCCCCCTCGGCCCTGGGTCTGTCCACCCGGAAGGCCCTGATCATCCTGAAGGAACAGCTGGAGGCGGTGCTGGATGGACACCTGAGGGAGCGCAACAAGTATCAGACGTGGAAG GAGGCGTGGAGAAGCAGCTTTCTGCACCACAGTAACCGCTGCTCCTGTTTCCATTGGCCGGGGGCCTCACTGATGCTGCTGGCTGCGCTGCTGCTGCTCGGCTGTCATGGGGGCCAGCCAGCGGGGAG CGCTGGAGTGGAGCTGGTGAACGCCCTGgcgctgtttctgctgctgcttcttaccCTCTTCCTCACATGGTGGCAAGCCTGGCTGAAGCGTCGGGAGGTAGAGCGGAGGCTCCGTGGGATCATTGACCAGATCCAAG ATGCCCTTAGGGATGACAAGGAGATCAAGTGGCCCAATACCCTGTATCCAGACCTCCACATGCCCTTTGCGCCATCTTGGTCCCTGCACTGGGCCTACCGGGATGGACATCTGGTCAACCTGCCAGTCAGCCTGTTGGTGGAAGGAGACATCATAGCCCTGAGACCTGGCCAAGAGTCCTTCGCATCTCTGAGAGGAATCAAG GATGATGAGCACATCGTCCTGGAGCCAGGGGACCTGTTCCCGCCTTTCTCCCCACCACCCTCGCCCCGGGGAGAAGTGAAGAAAGGACCCCAGAACCCCCAGCAGCACCGGCTCTTCCGCGTCCTGGAGACCCCTGTGATTGACAATGTCAG atggtCCCTGGACATGGCCCTGTCCCGCCCAGTCACTGCTCTGGACAATGAGAGGTTCACAGTGCAGTGCGGGATGCTGCACTATGCTGTGCCCGTGGTCTTG GCTGGATTCCTGCTAACCAATGCCCTGCGCTTCATGTTCCATGCTCCTGGGGTCACCTCCTGGCAGTACACACTCCTCCAGCTGCAG GTGAACGGCATGCTGCCTGTCCTCCCCCTGCTCTTTCCAGTCCTCTGGGTTCTGGCGACGGCCTGTGGAGAAGCCCGTGTCCTGGCCCAGATGAGCAAggcctcacccagctccctg CTGGCCAAGTTCTCGGAGGACACGCTCAGCAGCTACACAGAAGCCACCTCCTCCCAG GAGATGCTGCGCTGCGTTTGGGGCCACTTCCTCAGGGTGATCAGGGGGACGTCGCCAACGCTGAGCCACAGTTCCAGCCTGTTGCACAGCTTGGGCTCGGTCACG GTCCTGTGCTGTGTAGACAAACAGGGGATCCTATCCTGGCCAAACCCCAGCCCCGAGACGGTGCTGTTCTTCAGTGGGAAGGTAGAGCCCCCTCACAGCAGCCATGAGGACCTCCCAGATGACCTGTCTACCCGCTCCTTTTGCCATCCGGACGTCGAGGAAGAG CCCCATGAACGAGATGCCCTCCTGGCTGGTTCCCTGAGCAATACCCTGCACCTTTCCAACAAGCAGGAGCATGGTGATTGGCCTGGTGATGGCCCCAAGCCCCCCGAGCCCCAGCCTCGCCACAAGATGCATGGCCGCAGCAAACACCCGTCTGGCTCCAGTGTGAGCTTCAGCAGGGACACTGAGGGTGGCGAGGAGGAGGCTGCCAAG GCCCAGCCTGGGACGGAGGGGGACCCCTACGAGGCTGAGGACTTTGTGTGCGACTACCATCTGGAGATGCTGAGCCTGTCCCAGGACCAGCAAAACCCTTCCTGTATCCAGTTTGATGACACCAATTGGCAGCTGCACCTCACTTCCCTCAAACCGTTGGGCCTCAACGTGCTGCTGAACCTGTGCAACGCCAGCGTGACCGAGCGCCTGTGCCGCTTCTCAGACCACCTGTGCAACATTGCGCTGCAGGAGAGCCACAGAGCCGTGCTCCCGGTGCACGTGCCCTGGGGCCTCTGCGAGCTGGCCCGCCTCATTG GTTTCACTCCTGGGGCCAAGGAGCTCTTCAAGCAGCAGAATCACTTGGCGCTATACCGCCTCCCCAGCGCAGAGACAGTGAAGGAGACCTCGCTCGGGCGGCTCTCGTGTGTCACCAAGAGGCGGCCTCCTCTCAGCCACATGATCAGCCTCTTCATCAAGGACACCACCACCA GCACAGAGCAGATGCTGTCCCATGGCACAGCTGATGTGGTCCTGGAGGCCTGCACAGACTTCTGGGATGGAGCTGACATTTACCCTCTCTCAGGTTCTGACAG AAAGAAAGTGCTAGATTTCTACCAGCGAGCTTGTCTGTCTGGTTATTGCTCCGCTTTTGCCTACAAGCCCATGAACTGCGCCCTGTCCTCTCAGCTCAACGGCAAGTGCATTGAGCTGGTGCAGGTGCCTGGCCAGAGCAGCAGCATCTACACCATGTGCGAACTACCTAGCACCATCCCCATCAAGCCAAGCACccgccgcagcagctggagctctgATG AAGGGATCGGGGAGGTGCTGGAGAAGGAAGACTGCATGCAGGCCCTGAGCGGCCAGATCTTCATGGGCATGGTGTCCTCCCAGTACCAGGCCCGGCTGGACATTGTGCGCCTCATCGACGGGCTGGTCAATGCTTGCATCCGCTTTGTATACTTCTCCTTGGAGGATGAGCTCAAAAGCAAG GTGTTTGCAGAGAAAATGGGTCTGGAGACAGGCTGGAACTGCCACATCTCTCTCACGCCCAATGGAGACATGCCTGGCTCCGATATCcccccctccagccccagccacgcAGGCTCCCTGCATGATGACCTCAATCAGG TGTCCCGGGAGGACGCCGAGGGGCTCCTGCTCATGGAGGAGGAAGGTCACTCGGACCTCATCAGCTTCCAACCCACAGACAGTGACATCCCCAGCTTCCTGGAAGACTGCAACCGG GCCAAGCTGCCCCGAGGCATCCACCAGGTGCGGCCTCACCTGCAGAATATCGACAATGTGCCTCTGCTGGTGCCCCTCTTCACTGACTGTACCCCTGAGA CCATGTGTGAAATGATAAAGATCATGCAGGAGTACGGGGAggtgacctgctgcctgggcagCTCTGCCAACCTGCGCAACAGCTGCCTCTTCCTCCAGAGTGACATCAG CATTGCCCTGGATCCCCTGTACCCTTCCCGTTGTTCCTGGGAGACCTTTGGCTACGCCACCAGCACCAACATGGCCCAGGCCTCCGAGGGCCTTTCTCCCCtccagctgtcaggacagctcaatagcctgccctgctccctgaCTTTCCGCCAGGAGGAGACCATCAGCATCATCCGGCTCATCGAGCAG GCCCGGCATGCCACCTACGGCATCCGTAAGTGCTTCCTCTTCTTGCTGCAGTGCCAGCTGACCCTAGTGGTCATCCAG TTCctctcctgcctggtccagctacCCCCACTGCTGAGCACCACTGACATCCTGTGGCTGTCTTGTTTCTGCTATCCTCTGCTCAG CATCTCCCTCCTGGGAAAACCCCCCCATAGCTCCATCATGTCTATGGCCACAGGGAAAAACCTTCAGTCCATTCCTAAGAAG ACCCAGCACTacttcctgctctgcttcttgcTCAAGTTCAGCCTCACCATCACCTCGTGTCTCATCTGCTTTGGCTTCACGCTGCAGAGCTTCTGTGACAGCGCCCGAGTGCGGAACCTCACCAACTGCTCCTCCATCCTGCTGCGCAG TGATGACAGCAGGGCTCCAGCCTGGTTTGAGGAGTTTGCCAATGGGCTGCTGTCGGCTCAGAAGCTTACAGCTGCCCTGATTGTCTTGCACACTG TTTTCATCTCCATCACCCACGTGCATCGTACCAAGCCCCTGTGGAGAAAGAGCCCCCTGACGAACCTCTGGTGGGCTGTGACGGTGCCTGTGAT CCTGCTGGGCCAGGTGGTCCAGACGGTGGTGGACTTGCAGCTGTGGACACACAGGGAAAGCCGCATCCACTTTGGCCTGGAGGACGTGCCCCTGCTGACGTGGCTCGTGGGCTGCCTGTCCCTGGTCCTCGTGGTGGTCACCAACGAGGTTGTGAAGCTGCATGAGATCCG GGTCCGTGTCCGCTACCAGAAACGACAGAAGCTGCAGTTTGAAACCAAGCTGGGCATGAACTCTCCCTTCTGA
- the TMEM94 gene encoding transmembrane protein 94 isoform X2 yields the protein MDLQEQHLGEPPSALGLSTRKALIILKEQLEAVLDGHLRERNKYQTWKEAWRSSFLHHSNRCSCFHWPGASLMLLAALLLLGCHGGQPAGSAGVELVNALALFLLLLLTLFLTWWQAWLKRREVERRLRGIIDQIQDALRDDKEIKWPNTLYPDLHMPFAPSWSLHWAYRDGHLVNLPVSLLVEGDIIALRPGQESFASLRGIKDDEHIVLEPGDLFPPFSPPPSPRGEVKKGPQNPQQHRLFRVLETPVIDNVRWSLDMALSRPVTALDNERFTVQCGMLHYAVPVVLAGFLLTNALRFMFHAPGVTSWQYTLLQLQVNGMLPVLPLLFPVLWVLATACGEARVLAQMSKASPSSLLAKFSEDTLSSYTEATSSQEMLRCVWGHFLRVIRGTSPTLSHSSSLLHSLGSVTVLCCVDKQGILSWPNPSPETVLFFSGKVEPPHSSHEDLPDDLSTRSFCHPDVEEEPHERDALLAGSLSNTLHLSNKQEHGDWPGDGPKPPEPQPRHKMHGRSKHPSGSSVSFSRDTEGGEEEAAKAQPGTEGDPYEAEDFVCDYHLEMLSLSQDQQNPSCIQFDDTNWQLHLTSLKPLGLNVLLNLCNASVTERLCRFSDHLCNIALQESHRAVLPVHVPWGLCELARLIGFTPGAKELFKQQNHLALYRLPSAETVKETSLGRLSCVTKRRPPLSHMISLFIKDTTTSTEQMLSHGTADVVLEACTDFWDGADIYPLSGSDRKKVLDFYQRACLSGYCSAFAYKPMNCALSSQLNGKCIELVQVPGQSSSIYTMCELPSTIPIKPSTRRSSWSSDGIGEVLEKEDCMQALSGQIFMGMVSSQYQARLDIVRLIDGLVNACIRFVYFSLEDELKSKVFAEKMGLETGWNCHISLTPNGDMPGSDIPPSSPSHAGSLHDDLNQVSREDAEGLLLMEEEGHSDLISFQPTDSDIPSFLEDCNRAKLPRGIHQVRPHLQNIDNVPLLVPLFTDCTPETMCEMIKIMQEYGEVTCCLGSSANLRNSCLFLQSDISIALDPLYPSRCSWETFGYATSTNMAQASEGLSPLQLSGQLNSLPCSLTFRQEETISIIRLIEQARHATYGIRKCFLFLLQCQLTLVVIQFLSCLVQLPPLLSTTDILWLSCFCYPLLSISLLGKPPHSSIMSMATGKNLQSIPKKTQHYFLLCFLLKFSLTITSCLICFGFTLQSFCDSARVRNLTNCSSILLRSDDSRAPAWFEEFANGLLSAQKLTAALIVLHTVFISITHVHRTKPLWRKSPLTNLWWAVTVPVILLGQVVQTVVDLQLWTHRESRIHFGLEDVPLLTWLVGCLSLVLVVVTNEVVKLHEIRVRVRYQKRQKLQFETKLGMNSPF from the exons ATGGACCTGCAGGAGCAGCATCTG GGAGAGCCCCCCTCGGCCCTGGGTCTGTCCACCCGGAAGGCCCTGATCATCCTGAAGGAACAGCTGGAGGCGGTGCTGGATGGACACCTGAGGGAGCGCAACAAGTATCAGACGTGGAAG GAGGCGTGGAGAAGCAGCTTTCTGCACCACAGTAACCGCTGCTCCTGTTTCCATTGGCCGGGGGCCTCACTGATGCTGCTGGCTGCGCTGCTGCTGCTCGGCTGTCATGGGGGCCAGCCAGCGGGGAG CGCTGGAGTGGAGCTGGTGAACGCCCTGgcgctgtttctgctgctgcttcttaccCTCTTCCTCACATGGTGGCAAGCCTGGCTGAAGCGTCGGGAGGTAGAGCGGAGGCTCCGTGGGATCATTGACCAGATCCAAG ATGCCCTTAGGGATGACAAGGAGATCAAGTGGCCCAATACCCTGTATCCAGACCTCCACATGCCCTTTGCGCCATCTTGGTCCCTGCACTGGGCCTACCGGGATGGACATCTGGTCAACCTGCCAGTCAGCCTGTTGGTGGAAGGAGACATCATAGCCCTGAGACCTGGCCAAGAGTCCTTCGCATCTCTGAGAGGAATCAAG GATGATGAGCACATCGTCCTGGAGCCAGGGGACCTGTTCCCGCCTTTCTCCCCACCACCCTCGCCCCGGGGAGAAGTGAAGAAAGGACCCCAGAACCCCCAGCAGCACCGGCTCTTCCGCGTCCTGGAGACCCCTGTGATTGACAATGTCAG atggtCCCTGGACATGGCCCTGTCCCGCCCAGTCACTGCTCTGGACAATGAGAGGTTCACAGTGCAGTGCGGGATGCTGCACTATGCTGTGCCCGTGGTCTTG GCTGGATTCCTGCTAACCAATGCCCTGCGCTTCATGTTCCATGCTCCTGGGGTCACCTCCTGGCAGTACACACTCCTCCAGCTGCAG GTGAACGGCATGCTGCCTGTCCTCCCCCTGCTCTTTCCAGTCCTCTGGGTTCTGGCGACGGCCTGTGGAGAAGCCCGTGTCCTGGCCCAGATGAGCAAggcctcacccagctccctg CTGGCCAAGTTCTCGGAGGACACGCTCAGCAGCTACACAGAAGCCACCTCCTCCCAG GAGATGCTGCGCTGCGTTTGGGGCCACTTCCTCAGGGTGATCAGGGGGACGTCGCCAACGCTGAGCCACAGTTCCAGCCTGTTGCACAGCTTGGGCTCGGTCACG GTCCTGTGCTGTGTAGACAAACAGGGGATCCTATCCTGGCCAAACCCCAGCCCCGAGACGGTGCTGTTCTTCAGTGGGAAGGTAGAGCCCCCTCACAGCAGCCATGAGGACCTCCCAGATGACCTGTCTACCCGCTCCTTTTGCCATCCGGACGTCGAGGAAGAG CCCCATGAACGAGATGCCCTCCTGGCTGGTTCCCTGAGCAATACCCTGCACCTTTCCAACAAGCAGGAGCATGGTGATTGGCCTGGTGATGGCCCCAAGCCCCCCGAGCCCCAGCCTCGCCACAAGATGCATGGCCGCAGCAAACACCCGTCTGGCTCCAGTGTGAGCTTCAGCAGGGACACTGAGGGTGGCGAGGAGGAGGCTGCCAAG GCCCAGCCTGGGACGGAGGGGGACCCCTACGAGGCTGAGGACTTTGTGTGCGACTACCATCTGGAGATGCTGAGCCTGTCCCAGGACCAGCAAAACCCTTCCTGTATCCAGTTTGATGACACCAATTGGCAGCTGCACCTCACTTCCCTCAAACCGTTGGGCCTCAACGTGCTGCTGAACCTGTGCAACGCCAGCGTGACCGAGCGCCTGTGCCGCTTCTCAGACCACCTGTGCAACATTGCGCTGCAGGAGAGCCACAGAGCCGTGCTCCCGGTGCACGTGCCCTGGGGCCTCTGCGAGCTGGCCCGCCTCATTG GTTTCACTCCTGGGGCCAAGGAGCTCTTCAAGCAGCAGAATCACTTGGCGCTATACCGCCTCCCCAGCGCAGAGACAGTGAAGGAGACCTCGCTCGGGCGGCTCTCGTGTGTCACCAAGAGGCGGCCTCCTCTCAGCCACATGATCAGCCTCTTCATCAAGGACACCACCACCA GCACAGAGCAGATGCTGTCCCATGGCACAGCTGATGTGGTCCTGGAGGCCTGCACAGACTTCTGGGATGGAGCTGACATTTACCCTCTCTCAGGTTCTGACAG AAAGAAAGTGCTAGATTTCTACCAGCGAGCTTGTCTGTCTGGTTATTGCTCCGCTTTTGCCTACAAGCCCATGAACTGCGCCCTGTCCTCTCAGCTCAACGGCAAGTGCATTGAGCTGGTGCAGGTGCCTGGCCAGAGCAGCAGCATCTACACCATGTGCGAACTACCTAGCACCATCCCCATCAAGCCAAGCACccgccgcagcagctggagctctgATG GGATCGGGGAGGTGCTGGAGAAGGAAGACTGCATGCAGGCCCTGAGCGGCCAGATCTTCATGGGCATGGTGTCCTCCCAGTACCAGGCCCGGCTGGACATTGTGCGCCTCATCGACGGGCTGGTCAATGCTTGCATCCGCTTTGTATACTTCTCCTTGGAGGATGAGCTCAAAAGCAAG GTGTTTGCAGAGAAAATGGGTCTGGAGACAGGCTGGAACTGCCACATCTCTCTCACGCCCAATGGAGACATGCCTGGCTCCGATATCcccccctccagccccagccacgcAGGCTCCCTGCATGATGACCTCAATCAGG TGTCCCGGGAGGACGCCGAGGGGCTCCTGCTCATGGAGGAGGAAGGTCACTCGGACCTCATCAGCTTCCAACCCACAGACAGTGACATCCCCAGCTTCCTGGAAGACTGCAACCGG GCCAAGCTGCCCCGAGGCATCCACCAGGTGCGGCCTCACCTGCAGAATATCGACAATGTGCCTCTGCTGGTGCCCCTCTTCACTGACTGTACCCCTGAGA CCATGTGTGAAATGATAAAGATCATGCAGGAGTACGGGGAggtgacctgctgcctgggcagCTCTGCCAACCTGCGCAACAGCTGCCTCTTCCTCCAGAGTGACATCAG CATTGCCCTGGATCCCCTGTACCCTTCCCGTTGTTCCTGGGAGACCTTTGGCTACGCCACCAGCACCAACATGGCCCAGGCCTCCGAGGGCCTTTCTCCCCtccagctgtcaggacagctcaatagcctgccctgctccctgaCTTTCCGCCAGGAGGAGACCATCAGCATCATCCGGCTCATCGAGCAG GCCCGGCATGCCACCTACGGCATCCGTAAGTGCTTCCTCTTCTTGCTGCAGTGCCAGCTGACCCTAGTGGTCATCCAG TTCctctcctgcctggtccagctacCCCCACTGCTGAGCACCACTGACATCCTGTGGCTGTCTTGTTTCTGCTATCCTCTGCTCAG CATCTCCCTCCTGGGAAAACCCCCCCATAGCTCCATCATGTCTATGGCCACAGGGAAAAACCTTCAGTCCATTCCTAAGAAG ACCCAGCACTacttcctgctctgcttcttgcTCAAGTTCAGCCTCACCATCACCTCGTGTCTCATCTGCTTTGGCTTCACGCTGCAGAGCTTCTGTGACAGCGCCCGAGTGCGGAACCTCACCAACTGCTCCTCCATCCTGCTGCGCAG TGATGACAGCAGGGCTCCAGCCTGGTTTGAGGAGTTTGCCAATGGGCTGCTGTCGGCTCAGAAGCTTACAGCTGCCCTGATTGTCTTGCACACTG TTTTCATCTCCATCACCCACGTGCATCGTACCAAGCCCCTGTGGAGAAAGAGCCCCCTGACGAACCTCTGGTGGGCTGTGACGGTGCCTGTGAT CCTGCTGGGCCAGGTGGTCCAGACGGTGGTGGACTTGCAGCTGTGGACACACAGGGAAAGCCGCATCCACTTTGGCCTGGAGGACGTGCCCCTGCTGACGTGGCTCGTGGGCTGCCTGTCCCTGGTCCTCGTGGTGGTCACCAACGAGGTTGTGAAGCTGCATGAGATCCG GGTCCGTGTCCGCTACCAGAAACGACAGAAGCTGCAGTTTGAAACCAAGCTGGGCATGAACTCTCCCTTCTGA